A genomic region of Azoarcus sp. KH32C contains the following coding sequences:
- a CDS encoding glycosyltransferase codes for MKVLHVEAGKHFYGGARQVVFILEGLRARGVDNVLACPAGSDIATAAAPFATVVPMAMGGDADLGLAGRLAAQIRAHKPDVVHLHSRRGADLWGGIAARMTGVPCVLSRRVDNPEPRWLVALKYRLYDHVITISEGIREVLLAEGLAPEKVTCVRSALDATPWLAPVDRAAFCREFDLPADTLTIAMAAQLIPRKGHRYLLEALPPLLAEFPTLHAVLFGKGPLEAELRAEIASRGLADRVRLAGFRNDLPRWLGGADILAHPADMEGLGIALLQASAAGVPIVTSRAGGLPEAVADGVTGLLIPPGDVAALGGALRQLLADPALRRRLGEAGRARILAEFSIDAMVEGNLAVYQQVLGNRTP; via the coding sequence GTGAAGGTCTTGCACGTCGAGGCCGGCAAGCACTTCTATGGCGGCGCGCGCCAAGTCGTGTTCATCCTCGAAGGCTTGCGCGCGCGCGGCGTCGACAACGTCCTCGCCTGCCCGGCCGGCAGCGACATCGCGACGGCTGCCGCACCCTTCGCGACCGTCGTGCCAATGGCGATGGGCGGCGACGCCGACCTCGGCCTCGCAGGCCGCCTCGCCGCGCAGATCCGCGCGCATAAGCCCGACGTCGTGCATCTGCACAGCCGCCGGGGCGCGGACCTGTGGGGCGGCATTGCGGCACGGATGACCGGCGTACCCTGCGTGCTGTCGCGCCGCGTCGACAACCCCGAGCCGCGCTGGCTCGTCGCGCTCAAGTACCGGCTCTACGATCATGTGATCACGATCTCGGAAGGTATCCGCGAGGTGCTCCTCGCCGAAGGACTCGCGCCCGAGAAGGTCACCTGCGTGCGCAGCGCGCTCGACGCAACGCCCTGGCTAGCCCCGGTCGACCGCGCCGCCTTCTGCCGCGAATTCGACCTGCCGGCGGACACGCTGACGATCGCGATGGCGGCGCAGCTAATCCCGCGCAAGGGTCACCGCTATCTGCTCGAAGCATTGCCGCCGCTGCTCGCCGAGTTTCCGACGCTGCACGCCGTGCTCTTCGGCAAGGGGCCGCTCGAAGCCGAGTTGCGCGCCGAGATCGCCTCCCGCGGCCTCGCCGATCGCGTGCGCCTCGCAGGCTTCCGCAACGACCTGCCGCGCTGGCTCGGCGGTGCCGACATCCTCGCCCACCCGGCCGACATGGAAGGACTGGGGATCGCGCTGCTGCAGGCGTCCGCCGCTGGCGTGCCGATTGTCACGAGCCGCGCGGGCGGACTGCCCGAAGCGGTCGCCGACGGCGTCACCGGCCTGCTGATCCCGCCCGGGGACGTCGCCGCGCTCGGCGGCGCGCTGCGGCAATTGCTCGCCGATCCCGCACTGCGGCGCCGGCTCGGCGAAGCCGGCCGCGCCCGCATTCTCGCGGAGTTTTCCATCGACGCGATGGTTGAGGGCAACCTCGCCGTCTACCAGCAAGTTCTCGGGAACCGAACCCCATGA